GACTAAATCTGCTATTTTGGCAGCTTGGATATAAAACAAGAAAGCCCCTAACTCGTTATGGGTTAGGGGCTTATCTAATGTCGAGGTGATAGGATTCGAACCTACGGCCCCCTGCTCCCAAAGCAGATAGAGTGCTATTTTCAGACTATTTTCTTAAACCCTTACATAGCCTTGTAAACTAGCAATAGAACCATTTAAAGGCTGGAATTAACCATTCTCAGGAATGGCATAAGGTGAACAATTTTCTAATGATTTCTTAATAATCAGTAGCCTGAGAGTAGCCAAATCGGGTTTGGTAAGTTAAAAGATGTAGGTTCAATATTAAACAGGACTTTCACTAAGATAGTGTATATTTCTCATCACTAGCAGATAATAGAATTCATCCATCTATGCTTTACATACTGCAATTGTCAGGTAAGACAGAAGCCTGCCTCATACATACACTCTCAACCCCAATCATCTATATCCTTTACCCTAGCTCAAATACCGGTCAATCTCATCGCAGATGTTAAAATAGGATTGGTGCTCTGGGTAGTAGGACTTGTGCTGGTAATCATTGTCGTTATTGACCTCATAGTGATTCGTATATTCAACCGCATGTTCGATGATATCCTTTAGTGCGGCTAGGAGACTCTTAACATCTTCTGTGCTGGAGTACATGCCAAAACTGGCTCTTACCATACCAGCGACACGCATAAATTCATCACTCATATTCCCAAAATCAATTGATCCAAATGATGATTGTAGTTCATCAGCCATCATTTCTTTAACATAAGGATGGGCACAGAAACACTGGTTTCGTACAGCAATATTAAAATAGTCATTGAGAATAGCAGCTACCAGTCCATGGTCCATTCCACGGATATTGAAAGATATTGATGCTGCCCGTGGACAATCCTTGGTATTGGTGCCTCCATAAACTTTTATTTCAGGTATTTCCCGCATGCCTGCAAGCGCCTGTTCTAGGATAATGTCTTCTTCTTTCAAGAGATATTCCATTCCAATGCGGTCAAGAAACTCAATGGTAGTTGCCAGTGCAATTGCTCCAGGAATATTTGGTGTTCCGGCTTCTTCACGATCCGGGAAGCTTTCTTTGACCTGGTAACGGTCTTCCAGAACACGATCTACCATCCCACCACCAACCTCTTCAGGTTCAATCTGACCCAGTTGGTCCTTACGCGCAATCACAACACCAGGTGAACCCGGTGTATAGGTTTTATGACCAGAAAACACAAGGGCATCAATACTGGCCTCAGGATCATCTGGGTGGAACATTTTTGTGGGCAGATGAGCGACGCTTTGAGCGCCATCAACCATAATAAAAGCACCGTATTTATGGGCTAGTTTGGCGATTTTATGAATTGGATTAATTATCCCGGTCACATTACTAACCGCCGTGATTGAGACATAATTTATATTTCCTGCATGCTCCCTTAATGCTGCTTCTAATTTTGGTAAACTAATGCACATTTTGTTTTCATCCAGGCCCTCGACAGGAACATGAATTACATGTTTTAGATGCTTACGGTGGGGCAAATCGTTGGAATGGTGTTCCATTATGGAAACGATAGCAGTATCACGGTCTGGGTTAAGATCGCGAAAAACGCGAGCCATGCGATTGATCCCGGAGGTCGTTCCCGATCCTGTAAAAAAACAGGTGTAGATCTCCGGATCGGCTCCTATAAACGAGAGAATTCTGGCATGAGCCCAATCATAAGCAGCCGTTGAGATATGAGCGGAATGATGAAGTTTGCTGTGTGTGTTAGAATAATGCGCCAGGAAATTCTTGGTAATTTTGGCAGCTGGACGAAACATGAGCGAGCTGGCAGTAGAATCCAGATAAATTCGACGGGTCTCTTCTCCCCTAGCATTTTTATAGGTCGTATCCAAACCAATAAAATCTGAACGAACTCTATCCAATAGAGCTTTCTTAGATAGAGGTGCTGTTAAAGATCCCATTTACAAACTCCAAAATATTTTCAAAATAAATTACTGCTTATGTATGCAATACATTCAAGACTCATTTATAATTAATCAGCTCAATCGATAACAGGTCAGGCGGCATACGTTTACCTGACCTCTGGCACATCAAGTACTATTGCTTAAATCGCTTTTTTCATTCGATTTAAAAAATCTTCAGCATTCTCGAATCCTGTAGAGCGGAGTGACTTCAGCTCCTCCCCACCTTTAAAAAAGATATAGGTCGGCACCCCTTTGATTGAGAATTGTTTTAGCAAGGACTGCTCAAACTCACCATTCTGGTGGGTCATGTCGAGCTTTATCGCCGTAAAGTCTTTTGAGGCACTAACAACTTCTGCATCGGGGAAGGTAAATTTATCCATTTCTTTACAAGGGATACACCAGTCAGCATAGACATCAATCAGTATGGGTTTGCTGCTGGTCATTAACTCATCCAACTGTTCCTGCGTTGTTGGGTGTGTCCACTCAATACCACCAGAGGTAATTTCTGGTTCAGGGATACCCATCCAGGTTCCAATGATAATAAGGATTATTGCAATAGCCTGTTTAGATCGATTAAAGGCTACATTACCAACACTACTATTCTCAAACATGATTAAATATGCACCAGAACCAATTAAGAAGATGGCCATGACTGGATTCGCAAATGCTCCCATCAGGGGCATTACGAAATAGATGGCCATTGCGATCAATACAAAACCAAAAATCACACGCACACCGATCATCCAGCTACCAGAGCGTGGCATAGAGGCTAGTTTGCTTGAATACATGGCTAAAAATAAATAAGGTAATCCAAGCCCCATGGCCAAGGTAAAGAACATGGAAAAACCGAGGACAACGTCTTGTTGAGCTGCTACGTAGGTGAGCAAGCCAATGACAAACGGACCTACACAAGGTGCAGCTACAATACCTAAAGTGAGTCCCATAAAAAATGATCCAAATATACCTGCTTTAGATTGACTTGCTGCTGTCATGAGACCTGTAGGTAAGCGGAACTCATACACGCCAAACATTGAAAGTGAAAGTCCGACAAGGATAGCAGCGATACCAATCAAGACTATTGGATTGGTCAACAATGCTCCAAATAGTCCACCCCCTAGTGCAGCAACAACCCCAAGTATAGAATAGGTAACTGCGATTCCCAGGACATAGGCTAGGGCCATCCAAAAGGTCTTACCCTTACTGGCACCTGTCCCGCCAAAAAAGCTGATTGTAATGGGAATCAGGGGGTACACACAAGGAGTTAAATTCAGTGCTAAACCACCAAAAAAGATGATGGCGAAGGTTAAGATCATGCCGTATTGGTCAACCATCCCTGAGATATCATCATCTTCAAGTTCAGCGGAGGACATCTGCTGTTCGGCCAATTTGGCATTCACAGCATTTGAAGTAAATATCTCAGGGTATACCGCATGGCTTAAGCCTACTTCAATAACCACAGGCAGCTTAAGTTCAAAATTTATCGTTGTTGGGATCAGACACTGGGCATCATCACAGGCCTGGTAATACACTTCACCTTTGATTAACAAACTCTCGGTAGCCGTTGAGCTGATATCGAGGGTTGTTCTTAGAATCAATTGATCACCATAGACAGCTGCTGGTTCTGTGGCACCTGCTACAGCAATCATTTGTGGGTCTGGATAGTCCCAATCATTGACACCAAACGCAGTCCCTTCAGTAAATATCGTGGGAGAAATCGGAATGGTAAAGTCACCTTTTCCTATAGGGGAATAAACATGCCAGGGGTGATTGATATCAACGATGAGGGCCACATCAAGTGCTTCTCCTGCAATCGCAGCATCTCGACTACTAAGCAGTTCTACTGATAAAATATCATCAGAAGATGTTTCTCCAAATAGGCTGGTTGATGAGGTGATTATCAGGAGTATAATTGATAATTTTAAATAATTCCGCATGTTTTTTTCCTTATCGTCAAATGGTTTTAGCTTTTCAAAAATGACCTTTAATCAAATCAATCAATACACCTGGACACCTTTGGTGTGTAATCAATTGATTATGATAACTATGGTTACTTCCCTTGCTCTCCGTTCTCAGGATAGAGTGTTACCTGAATCATATTATTCAGATCAAAATGTTTTGCCGCTACGGCCTGTGCATCTTGTGCAGAAAAGCCATCTACCAACTCATTATATTTCATAAAATCTGCTAAATCACGACCCTCACGGTAATAGACAGTCAGGTAGTTCAGCCAGTAGGAATTTTTCTCGATATTAATTTCCCGTTCACGACGCTGACTTTCCTTGACCTTGTCTATGGTCTTTTGTTCTGGGGGATTGTTCATGATTGATTTTATTTCAACCATAACTGCATCGGTTAATTCCTGTACGCGTTCAGGAGCACATCCAAAGGCAATATTGAGTGAATATTCTGCGGCGGGTTCTTTGGAGGTACTGGCCCAGACACCTATCCCGTAAACACCACCCAGGTCCTTTCTCAGCACTTCAGTTAACCGGATTTTCAACACCTGCATCATGGAGAACAAGTCATAACGGTTTTGGCGGGTATAATTAAAGTCACCAGAAAAAACAATACGGGTCGTACTTTTCTGATCGATACCGTGTTTAACTTTTCGGTTAATCTTTCCACCAGGGGTGCTAATCTTTTCATCAACCCAGTTTTCTGCTCTGTTCGGGGCTGGTAGTGAACCGAGATACTGTAGAATCAGAGGTGAGATCAGATCTTTGTTAAAATTCCCAACAAATAGAAACGTGAAGTCGCTGGCATCAGCAAAGCGGTCGTTGTACAATACCTGTGCTTTTAAAGGATCTACTTGATCCAACATATCCACGGTCATGGGTTGTCTTCGTGGATGATGGCCATTCAAAGTCACACTTAACGTGTCTCTGTAAGCTGCTTCAGGACTCAAGCTTGCATTCTCTAACATGGATCGAAACTGGGTCATGAGTGAGGTATACGCTTCTTCATCTTGTCGGCTGGCGGTAAACTGGAGATAGATCATTTGAAATAACGTTTCCAGGTCAGTTGGAGATACCGAGCCATCCATACCTTCATAAAGAGCATCAATATAAGGCGTTGTTGAAACTTGCTTTCCTGCCATATATTTCTTCAGATCTACCAGACTGAAATTACCCATACCATTATAATTCATTATTTT
This Candidatus Neomarinimicrobiota bacterium DNA region includes the following protein-coding sequences:
- a CDS encoding aminotransferase class V-fold PLP-dependent enzyme, with protein sequence MGSLTAPLSKKALLDRVRSDFIGLDTTYKNARGEETRRIYLDSTASSLMFRPAAKITKNFLAHYSNTHSKLHHSAHISTAAYDWAHARILSFIGADPEIYTCFFTGSGTTSGINRMARVFRDLNPDRDTAIVSIMEHHSNDLPHRKHLKHVIHVPVEGLDENKMCISLPKLEAALREHAGNINYVSITAVSNVTGIINPIHKIAKLAHKYGAFIMVDGAQSVAHLPTKMFHPDDPEASIDALVFSGHKTYTPGSPGVVIARKDQLGQIEPEEVGGGMVDRVLEDRYQVKESFPDREEAGTPNIPGAIALATTIEFLDRIGMEYLLKEEDIILEQALAGMREIPEIKVYGGTNTKDCPRAASISFNIRGMDHGLVAAILNDYFNIAVRNQCFCAHPYVKEMMADELQSSFGSIDFGNMSDEFMRVAGMVRASFGMYSSTEDVKSLLAALKDIIEHAVEYTNHYEVNNDNDYQHKSYYPEHQSYFNICDEIDRYLS
- a CDS encoding cytochrome c biogenesis protein CcdA, which codes for MRNYLKLSIILLIITSSTSLFGETSSDDILSVELLSSRDAAIAGEALDVALIVDINHPWHVYSPIGKGDFTIPISPTIFTEGTAFGVNDWDYPDPQMIAVAGATEPAAVYGDQLILRTTLDISSTATESLLIKGEVYYQACDDAQCLIPTTINFELKLPVVIEVGLSHAVYPEIFTSNAVNAKLAEQQMSSAELEDDDISGMVDQYGMILTFAIIFFGGLALNLTPCVYPLIPITISFFGGTGASKGKTFWMALAYVLGIAVTYSILGVVAALGGGLFGALLTNPIVLIGIAAILVGLSLSMFGVYEFRLPTGLMTAASQSKAGIFGSFFMGLTLGIVAAPCVGPFVIGLLTYVAAQQDVVLGFSMFFTLAMGLGLPYLFLAMYSSKLASMPRSGSWMIGVRVIFGFVLIAMAIYFVMPLMGAFANPVMAIFLIGSGAYLIMFENSSVGNVAFNRSKQAIAIILIIIGTWMGIPEPEITSGGIEWTHPTTQEQLDELMTSSKPILIDVYADWCIPCKEMDKFTFPDAEVVSASKDFTAIKLDMTHQNGEFEQSLLKQFSIKGVPTYIFFKGGEELKSLRSTGFENAEDFLNRMKKAI